The following are encoded in a window of Pseudomonas multiresinivorans genomic DNA:
- a CDS encoding alpha-2-macroglobulin family protein, translated as MNALRGIAAALACVGLFAAAPAIVQADDDVPASNYTPMAGESFFLLADSSFASDEVAKVRLEAPGRDYRRYRMEPYGGADIRVYRIDQPLDFLKRQKNLHRVLSEGQFKGEGLSNTLAYLWDNWYRKSRRVMQRTFSYESRQQVTEVVPELKMGNAMRAPTPYDAQPQYAPIPGLPMVSQFRYPLWDAKPIQPPKEVTLAGSSSEFINVAPGNVYVPLGKLKPGLYLVEALVGKYRATTVVFVSNSVAVSKIAGSELLVWTARKHEGTPVGGAKVLWTDGLGVMSSGSSDADGLLRLQHVSPERSFVIGEDEEGGVFVSENFYYDSEIYDTKLYAFTDRPLYRPGDWVSLKIVGREFKNSRESQAPQAAPLRLSVIDAAGTTLQTLDLKYDAKSGTSGRFQLPANAVAGGYELRFDYRDQTYSSAFRVAEYIKPHFEISLDLAKPDFKTGEPVKGNLILLYPDGKPVANARLELSLRAQQLSMVDNELQYLGQFPVELSSAQITTDAQGRAALDLPAAEKPSRYMLTVFASDGAAYRVKTSKEILIERGAARYRLSAPQRFSAAGDKVEFSYAAEQQTQIQPTAYRWLRLEDRSSGDGAVADGKFAITFDKPGTYSVELRDKAGQLLGGTGHSVSGDGVKAVPGTVEIVLDKAEYKAGEEALALITFPEPVDDALLSLERDKVEATALLSKGGDWLKLEKLNPTQYRARIPVKAEFSPNLTFSVLYTRSGDYSFQNAGIKVAVPQVEIAVSTDKERYEPGETVTVNLDTTYAGKPVSSHLTVSVVDEMIYALQPEIAPGIDQFFYHPRRNNVRTSASLSFISYDVALPGTPSAPGRANRSERGVKVLERPRREEVDTAAWEPELVTDANGKAQFKFRMPDSLTRWRITARAMDDEGQVGQKKQFIRSEKPLYLKWSGPKRFRSGDAPDLGLFVFNQGEQDTKAELLIRANGEEKTQALELKRGVNYIALPKQPLSDGDWSVELRQDGQVRDSLGVHFSLVADSWQVLQSKPLQVNAQNTPLQLPADARDVSLRLDDSAQALLRGNLDSLLDYPWGGVEQTASQLLPLSVAYPMLASGEPRVRDRLRLIMQTSRLRLVQMAGPDAYFTWWGGEDNDAFLTAYAYYADWHASRALEIQLPPEHWQRVLELYSARASATPLLQRALILAFARDMQLPVQTLVSGLLTDLENAGNGEAAKSVNDFDSDDSLVMGQPDSELGLAVARVLTASLAEQNKVALPSGFAKQLDGARLKLNTSDQPFARAVQLYSGSVDASRARALLLSLAPQQSTVERALALTWMQRAVAEAPAAELPKPVADWKEGHSTTGDAFWQWQGKEVPAQLDLSAAPSRPLNASVTFRSAEAPTSQLPVTIKRRLLRLVPGEDAFAFKAEELGDKPLSSDELYLDEVTLTTDQAQALRYGMLEVPLPPGADVERTTWGLQISGLGGVEATSLERARNEPGDLFYGVPVDTLGGELRFRHLVRFSQKGEFVLPPARYQRLYAPQEQALEQQPALAKIKVQ; from the coding sequence ATGAATGCGCTGCGCGGCATTGCCGCTGCTCTGGCCTGCGTCGGCCTGTTCGCCGCCGCGCCCGCGATCGTGCAGGCGGACGACGACGTCCCGGCGAGCAACTACACGCCCATGGCCGGCGAGTCGTTCTTCCTGCTGGCCGACTCCAGCTTCGCTTCCGACGAGGTGGCCAAGGTGCGCCTGGAAGCGCCGGGCCGCGACTACCGTCGCTACCGCATGGAGCCATACGGCGGAGCGGACATCCGCGTCTACCGCATCGACCAGCCGCTGGACTTCCTCAAGCGCCAGAAGAACCTGCACCGCGTGCTGTCCGAGGGGCAGTTCAAGGGAGAAGGCCTGTCCAATACCCTGGCTTACCTGTGGGACAACTGGTACCGCAAGTCGCGTCGGGTGATGCAGCGGACCTTCTCCTACGAGTCGCGCCAGCAGGTCACCGAAGTGGTGCCCGAGCTGAAGATGGGCAATGCCATGCGCGCCCCCACGCCGTATGACGCCCAGCCACAGTACGCGCCGATCCCCGGCCTGCCGATGGTCAGCCAGTTCCGCTATCCACTGTGGGACGCCAAGCCGATCCAGCCGCCTAAGGAAGTCACCCTTGCCGGTTCCTCCAGCGAGTTCATCAACGTCGCTCCCGGCAACGTCTACGTGCCGCTGGGCAAGTTGAAACCCGGCCTCTATCTGGTCGAGGCGCTGGTTGGCAAATACCGCGCCACCACCGTGGTGTTCGTCTCCAACAGCGTTGCGGTGAGCAAGATCGCCGGCAGCGAGCTGCTGGTGTGGACCGCGCGCAAGCATGAAGGCACGCCGGTGGGCGGCGCCAAGGTGCTGTGGACCGACGGCCTGGGCGTGATGAGCAGCGGCAGCAGCGACGCCGATGGCCTGCTGCGCCTGCAGCACGTCAGCCCGGAACGCTCCTTCGTGATCGGCGAGGACGAGGAGGGCGGTGTCTTCGTCTCCGAGAACTTCTATTACGACAGCGAAATCTACGACACCAAGCTCTACGCCTTCACCGACCGACCGCTGTACCGTCCGGGTGACTGGGTATCGCTGAAGATCGTCGGCCGCGAGTTCAAGAACTCCCGCGAATCGCAGGCTCCGCAAGCTGCCCCGCTGCGCCTGTCGGTGATCGACGCCGCCGGCACCACGCTGCAGACGCTGGATCTCAAGTACGACGCCAAGAGCGGCACCAGCGGCCGCTTCCAGCTGCCGGCCAACGCCGTGGCCGGCGGCTACGAGCTGCGCTTCGATTACCGCGACCAGACCTACAGCAGCGCCTTCCGGGTTGCCGAGTACATCAAGCCGCATTTCGAGATTTCCCTCGACCTCGCCAAGCCGGACTTCAAGACCGGCGAGCCGGTGAAGGGCAACCTGATCCTGCTCTACCCCGACGGCAAGCCGGTGGCCAATGCACGCCTGGAGCTGAGCCTGCGTGCCCAGCAGCTGTCCATGGTGGATAACGAACTGCAGTACCTCGGCCAGTTCCCCGTGGAGCTGTCCAGCGCGCAGATCACCACCGATGCCCAGGGCCGCGCCGCGCTGGACCTGCCGGCGGCGGAGAAGCCCAGCCGCTACATGCTCACCGTGTTCGCCAGCGACGGCGCCGCGTACCGCGTGAAGACCAGCAAGGAAATCCTCATCGAGCGTGGCGCCGCGCGCTACCGCCTGAGTGCGCCGCAGCGCTTCAGCGCCGCCGGCGACAAGGTCGAGTTCAGCTACGCCGCAGAACAGCAGACTCAGATCCAGCCGACCGCCTACCGCTGGCTTCGCCTGGAAGATCGCAGCAGCGGCGACGGCGCGGTGGCTGACGGCAAGTTCGCCATCACCTTCGACAAGCCCGGCACCTACAGCGTTGAGCTGCGCGACAAGGCTGGCCAACTGCTCGGCGGTACTGGTCACTCGGTCAGCGGCGACGGCGTGAAGGCCGTGCCGGGCACCGTGGAAATCGTCCTCGACAAGGCCGAGTACAAGGCCGGTGAGGAAGCGCTGGCGCTGATCACCTTCCCTGAGCCGGTAGACGACGCGCTGCTGTCGCTGGAGCGTGACAAGGTCGAAGCCACCGCGCTGCTGTCCAAGGGCGGCGACTGGCTGAAGCTGGAGAAGCTCAACCCGACCCAGTACCGCGCGCGCATTCCGGTGAAGGCCGAGTTCTCGCCGAACCTGACCTTCTCCGTGCTCTACACCCGCAGCGGCGACTACAGCTTCCAGAACGCCGGGATCAAGGTCGCCGTGCCGCAGGTGGAAATCGCCGTCAGCACCGACAAGGAACGCTACGAGCCGGGCGAGACAGTCACCGTCAATCTCGATACCACTTACGCCGGCAAGCCCGTCTCCAGCCACCTCACCGTGAGTGTGGTGGACGAGATGATCTATGCGCTGCAGCCGGAGATCGCGCCGGGCATCGACCAGTTCTTCTACCACCCGCGCCGCAATAACGTGCGCACCAGCGCCAGTCTGTCGTTCATCAGCTACGACGTCGCCTTGCCGGGCACGCCCAGCGCACCCGGCCGCGCCAACCGCAGTGAGCGTGGCGTGAAGGTACTGGAGCGCCCGCGTCGCGAGGAAGTGGATACCGCCGCCTGGGAACCCGAGCTGGTCACCGATGCCAACGGCAAGGCCCAGTTCAAGTTCCGCATGCCGGATTCCCTGACCCGCTGGCGCATCACCGCCCGCGCCATGGATGACGAAGGGCAGGTCGGCCAGAAGAAGCAGTTCATCCGCTCGGAGAAGCCGCTGTACCTGAAGTGGAGCGGCCCGAAGCGCTTCCGCAGCGGCGATGCGCCGGACCTCGGCCTGTTCGTCTTCAACCAGGGCGAGCAGGACACCAAGGCCGAGCTGCTGATCCGCGCCAACGGCGAGGAGAAGACCCAGGCACTGGAGCTCAAGCGCGGCGTCAACTACATCGCCCTGCCGAAGCAGCCGCTCAGCGACGGCGACTGGAGCGTGGAACTGCGCCAGGACGGCCAGGTTCGCGACAGCCTCGGCGTGCACTTCAGTCTGGTGGCAGATAGCTGGCAGGTACTGCAATCCAAACCGCTGCAGGTCAACGCCCAGAACACGCCGCTGCAGCTACCGGCGGATGCTCGCGATGTGAGCCTGCGCCTGGATGACAGCGCCCAGGCCCTGCTGCGCGGCAACCTGGATTCGCTGCTCGACTATCCGTGGGGCGGCGTCGAGCAGACAGCCAGCCAACTGCTGCCGCTGAGCGTCGCCTACCCGATGCTGGCCAGTGGCGAGCCGCGTGTACGAGATCGCCTGCGCCTGATCATGCAGACCAGCCGCCTGCGCCTGGTGCAGATGGCAGGCCCGGATGCCTACTTCACCTGGTGGGGCGGCGAAGACAACGACGCTTTCCTCACGGCGTATGCCTACTACGCCGACTGGCATGCCAGCCGTGCGCTGGAAATCCAGCTGCCGCCGGAGCACTGGCAGCGCGTGCTGGAGCTCTATTCCGCGCGTGCCAGCGCCACGCCGCTGCTACAGCGTGCGCTGATCCTGGCCTTCGCCCGCGACATGCAACTGCCGGTACAGACGCTGGTCAGCGGCCTGCTCACTGACCTGGAAAACGCCGGCAACGGCGAGGCAGCGAAGTCCGTGAACGACTTCGACAGCGACGACAGCCTGGTCATGGGCCAGCCGGACTCCGAGCTGGGTCTGGCGGTGGCTCGCGTGCTGACCGCCAGCCTGGCCGAGCAGAACAAGGTCGCGCTGCCGTCGGGCTTCGCCAAGCAACTGGATGGTGCACGCCTGAAGCTGAACACCAGCGACCAGCCGTTCGCCCGCGCCGTGCAGCTCTACAGCGGTAGCGTGGACGCCAGTCGTGCTCGCGCACTGCTGCTGAGCCTGGCGCCGCAGCAGTCCACCGTCGAACGCGCCCTGGCGCTGACCTGGATGCAACGCGCCGTGGCCGAGGCCCCGGCCGCCGAATTGCCCAAGCCGGTGGCGGACTGGAAGGAAGGCCACAGCACCACGGGTGACGCGTTCTGGCAATGGCAGGGCAAGGAGGTGCCAGCGCAGCTGGACCTGAGCGCCGCGCCGTCGCGTCCGCTCAATGCTTCGGTGACCTTCCGCAGCGCCGAAGCGCCGACCAGCCAGTTGCCGGTGACCATCAAGCGCCGCCTGCTGCGTCTGGTGCCGGGCGAAGACGCCTTCGCCTTCAAGGCTGAGGAGCTGGGTGACAAACCGCTGTCCAGCGACGAGCTGTACCTGGACGAAGTGACCCTCACCACCGACCAGGCGCAGGCCCTGCGCTACGGCATGCTGGAAGTGCCGCTGCCGCCGGGTGCGGATGTCGAGCGCACCACCTGGGGCCTGCAGATCAGCGGCCTGGGCGGCGTCGAGGCGACCAGCCTGGAGCGCGCGCGCAACGAGCCGGGCGACCTGTTCTACGGCGTGCCGGTCGATACCCTGGGCGGCGAGCTGCGCTTCCGTCATCTGGTCCGTTTCTCGCAGAAAGGCGAGTTTGTCCTGCCGCCGGCGCGTTACCAGCGGCTCTATGCGCCGCAGGAGCAGGCGCTGGAGCAGCAGCCGGCCCTGGCGAAGATCAAGGTCCAGTAA
- a CDS encoding bactofilin family protein, with protein sequence MFSSSKKKGPQVSVDKFSSLLSGNVDLVGDMQFQDGLKILGTVKGNVCHKPGAASLLALSAEGRIEGNVSSYDALIDGTIIGDLYVEHLLELHSNARVVGNIQYRQLSMENGATVDGKLTRLAEGESPKPLELPAPLWGEATDAQV encoded by the coding sequence ATGTTCAGCAGCAGCAAGAAGAAAGGCCCGCAGGTGTCGGTGGACAAGTTCTCCAGCCTGCTCTCGGGCAATGTCGATCTGGTCGGCGATATGCAGTTCCAGGACGGCCTGAAGATTCTCGGTACCGTGAAAGGCAATGTCTGCCACAAGCCCGGCGCCGCCAGCCTGCTGGCGCTCAGTGCGGAAGGTCGGATCGAGGGGAATGTCAGCAGCTACGACGCGCTGATCGATGGCACCATCATTGGCGACCTGTACGTCGAACACCTGCTGGAGTTGCACTCCAACGCCCGTGTGGTCGGCAATATCCAGTATCGCCAGTTGAGCATGGAGAACGGCGCCACCGTGGACGGCAAGCTGACTCGCCTGGCCGAAGGCGAGTCGCCCAAACCGCTGGAACTGCCGGCGCCGCTCTGGGGCGAAGCGACCGACGCGCAGGTGTGA
- a CDS encoding YfaP family protein: protein MVRAVFILSASLLAATVAAEPGADLSSPTAGWRYSGLTDDPSVPRVAYPTPPIDRGGVRGRSLIEGHLREVSGVDRAQRLVVNGNPLPLYTDAEGKFVRPYNFGAGSNSVAVSSDHGKSLKRVQFYEANNGRIPPRIRLALGWNDPKAELDLHIVTPDGQHAFWANPRLSNGGGLDPDGVDGPGPEMFTMAAPLHGTYLVYVNYWGNYSASQGYNFQEGNHEQDVITAEINLVFNENTVNEKRETFVVPMRTIGDLVLVKTFNY, encoded by the coding sequence ATGGTTCGTGCCGTCTTTATTCTGTCAGCCAGTCTCCTGGCTGCGACGGTCGCTGCCGAACCGGGTGCGGACCTTTCCAGCCCTACTGCCGGCTGGCGTTATTCCGGCCTGACGGATGATCCCAGCGTGCCGCGCGTGGCCTATCCCACGCCTCCCATCGACCGTGGTGGTGTTCGTGGCCGCAGCCTGATCGAAGGGCACCTGCGCGAAGTCTCCGGCGTCGACCGTGCCCAGCGCCTGGTGGTCAACGGCAATCCTCTCCCGCTCTACACCGATGCCGAAGGCAAATTCGTTCGCCCCTACAACTTCGGCGCGGGTAGCAACAGCGTTGCGGTCAGCAGCGACCACGGCAAATCCCTCAAGCGCGTGCAGTTCTACGAAGCCAACAATGGCCGCATCCCGCCGCGCATCCGCCTGGCCCTGGGCTGGAACGACCCCAAGGCCGAACTCGACCTGCATATCGTCACGCCCGACGGCCAGCATGCCTTCTGGGCCAACCCGCGCCTGAGCAACGGCGGCGGCCTCGACCCGGACGGCGTTGACGGCCCCGGCCCGGAAATGTTCACCATGGCTGCGCCGCTGCACGGCACCTACCTGGTCTATGTGAACTACTGGGGCAACTACAGCGCTAGCCAGGGTTACAACTTCCAGGAAGGCAATCACGAGCAGGACGTGATCACCGCCGAGATCAATCTGGTGTTCAACGAAAACACTGTCAACGAGAAGCGCGAGACCTTCGTGGTGCCCATGCGCACCATCGGTGATCTGGTGCTGGTGAAGACCTTCAACTACTGA
- a CDS encoding DUF2138 domain-containing protein yields the protein MSDNTPSSSQDSTPTPPAAQAPRRGPLIAIGVVAAALVAGGLALAFGLIPAFHSAPVGTLEAPESPEVVRDLKRPDALIESASLSQLPKAVLEVPLLRDVLTEDFVFYYENNADRLGLTGTLRRIVYEHDLTLKDSVIEELLDQPAQVALWRGADGRLRDFMVVLKRGGLAKVLEPLAKVAADDTQLKKVSEIQVKGAATPVYSLRYGAEKTLLFVSRGDQMLVLSNPKMLFPNPDYDNLGEPDAAVAKDLGTALEGEPLFAKDFALEPRGELKQRITLGAGVLAMGYQRLIPTFAGVRFEQGKDGWHSYLALNEVARQPDLDFTPVWQAMPMGASACVALPVTPGLYDNMLVKLGAEQKMAAAFSEHLSGAAGLCWYPESRLHSPLLAVKLDAPASPELDDQLGKLFGSMIGAYEANVEAGAFEVESRAEGDGRLWQRQVSSRFGQYPASAAENPDQVSGNGFFRVSLLRDGNTLLFSIDDKLLDKARNTLAKRYPPLADVLPKDALVPAYLAPKTLSELLKRETLDSLPQDLEPVFRNAADTLLLPRLKTLAGNGSYALTLPAGSEPSGEWEWLPLDWKAL from the coding sequence ATGAGCGACAATACGCCCTCCAGCAGTCAAGACAGCACTCCCACGCCGCCGGCAGCACAAGCGCCGCGCCGTGGGCCGCTGATCGCCATCGGTGTGGTTGCTGCCGCGCTGGTCGCCGGCGGTCTGGCCCTGGCCTTCGGCCTGATCCCCGCCTTCCACTCGGCGCCGGTGGGCACCCTGGAGGCGCCGGAAAGTCCGGAAGTGGTGCGTGACCTCAAGCGCCCGGACGCGCTGATCGAGAGCGCCTCCCTCAGCCAGTTGCCCAAGGCGGTGCTCGAAGTGCCGCTGCTGCGCGACGTGCTGACCGAGGACTTCGTCTTCTACTACGAGAACAACGCCGACCGCCTGGGCCTGACCGGCACGCTGCGGCGCATCGTCTACGAGCACGACCTGACCCTGAAGGACAGCGTGATCGAGGAACTGCTCGACCAGCCGGCCCAGGTCGCCCTGTGGCGCGGCGCCGATGGCCGCCTGCGCGACTTCATGGTGGTCCTCAAGCGCGGCGGCCTGGCCAAGGTTCTGGAGCCGCTGGCCAAGGTGGCTGCCGACGATACTCAGCTGAAGAAGGTCTCGGAGATCCAGGTGAAAGGCGCCGCCACGCCGGTCTACAGCCTGCGCTACGGCGCGGAGAAAACCTTGCTGTTCGTCTCCCGTGGCGACCAGATGCTGGTGCTGTCGAATCCGAAGATGCTCTTCCCCAATCCGGACTACGACAACCTCGGCGAGCCCGATGCGGCAGTTGCCAAGGACCTGGGAACCGCGCTGGAAGGTGAGCCGCTGTTCGCCAAGGACTTCGCCCTGGAGCCGCGCGGCGAGCTGAAGCAGCGCATCACCCTGGGCGCCGGCGTGCTCGCCATGGGCTACCAGCGCTTGATCCCGACCTTCGCCGGAGTGCGCTTCGAACAGGGCAAGGACGGTTGGCACAGCTACCTGGCGCTCAATGAAGTCGCCCGCCAGCCGGACCTGGATTTCACCCCCGTCTGGCAGGCCATGCCCATGGGAGCCAGCGCCTGCGTCGCTCTTCCGGTGACGCCGGGGCTGTACGACAACATGCTGGTCAAGCTGGGCGCCGAGCAGAAGATGGCCGCCGCCTTCTCAGAGCACCTCTCCGGTGCCGCCGGTCTCTGCTGGTACCCGGAGTCGCGCCTGCACTCGCCGCTGCTCGCGGTGAAGCTCGATGCGCCCGCCAGCCCAGAGCTGGACGATCAACTGGGCAAGCTGTTCGGCAGCATGATCGGTGCCTACGAGGCCAATGTGGAGGCGGGCGCCTTCGAGGTGGAAAGTCGTGCCGAAGGCGATGGTCGTCTCTGGCAGCGCCAGGTCAGCTCGCGCTTCGGCCAGTACCCGGCCAGCGCGGCGGAGAATCCCGACCAGGTCAGTGGCAACGGCTTCTTCCGTGTCAGCCTGCTGCGCGATGGCAACACCCTGCTGTTCTCCATCGACGACAAGCTGCTCGACAAGGCGCGCAATACCCTGGCCAAACGCTACCCGCCGCTGGCCGACGTGCTGCCCAAGGATGCATTGGTGCCGGCCTACCTGGCGCCCAAGACGCTGTCCGAGCTGCTCAAGCGCGAAACCCTCGACAGCCTGCCGCAGGACCTCGAGCCGGTGTTCCGCAACGCCGCCGATACGCTGCTCCTGCCGCGCCTGAAGACTCTCGCCGGTAACGGCTCCTACGCCCTGACCCTGCCGGCCGGCAGCGAGCCGAGCGGCGAATGGGAGTGGCTGCCGCTGGACTGGAAGGCGCTGTGA
- a CDS encoding DUF1175 domain-containing protein — protein MGVAAAGLEGAVIRKPLTLLAGLLVATLAHAAEPALDAQQTQVFRAWFVRIAEEQLRRGPNPRWYQQDCAGLVRFAANEALKVHDAKWLRANGMSNRYLPPELELSDAQRNLAQSWQQGGGETGPYVNAIKLVQYNSQFVGRDLNQARPGDLMFFDQGDDQHLMIWMGRDIAYHTGTRTATDNGMRSVSLQQLMTWKDTRWIPDESNPNFIGVYRLSFLTR, from the coding sequence ATGGGAGTGGCTGCCGCTGGACTGGAAGGCGCTGTGATCCGCAAACCCCTCACACTGCTTGCCGGTCTGCTTGTCGCCACACTGGCACATGCGGCTGAGCCGGCACTGGATGCGCAGCAGACCCAGGTGTTCCGTGCCTGGTTCGTGCGCATCGCCGAGGAGCAGCTGCGCCGCGGCCCGAACCCGCGCTGGTACCAGCAGGACTGCGCGGGGCTGGTGCGCTTCGCCGCCAACGAGGCGCTGAAGGTTCACGACGCCAAGTGGCTGCGCGCCAATGGCATGTCCAACCGCTACCTGCCGCCGGAGCTGGAGCTTAGCGACGCGCAGCGCAACCTCGCGCAGAGCTGGCAGCAGGGCGGCGGCGAGACCGGCCCCTACGTCAACGCGATCAAACTCGTTCAGTACAACAGCCAGTTCGTTGGCCGCGACCTCAACCAGGCGCGCCCCGGCGACCTGATGTTCTTCGACCAAGGCGATGACCAGCATCTGATGATCTGGATGGGCCGCGACATCGCCTATCACACCGGCACTCGTACGGCGACCGACAACGGCATGCGCTCGGTCAGCCTGCAACAACTCATGACATGGAAGGACACCCGATGGATACCCGACGAATCCAATCCCAACTTTATCGGCGTCTATCGCTTGTCCTTCCTGACCCGATGA
- a CDS encoding AEC family transporter: MLALLLQTFAITAPVFAMLFLGVLLRRVGAINPEFIQTASALVFNATMPTMLFLGIYHSDLHSAARPKVLLYFCAATLAGFLLAWGWAAWRVPRVERGVYVQGSFRGNNGIIGLALATSLYGDHGLALGSVLAALVILCYNTLSSVVLAIYSPSMKSDPLSIARNVICNPLIISVLAALPFSWFGIGLPAWLLTSADYFAQMTLPLALVCIGGTLSLASLRESGGLAISASLMKMIWLPLICTTGAWLLGFRGAELGVLFLYFASPTAAASYVMARAANGNHELAASIIVITTLVAALTTNVGIFVLQWGGWM, translated from the coding sequence ATGCTTGCCCTGCTGCTCCAGACCTTCGCCATCACCGCCCCGGTCTTCGCCATGCTGTTCCTGGGCGTGCTGTTGCGCCGCGTCGGGGCGATCAATCCGGAATTTATCCAGACCGCCTCGGCACTGGTGTTCAACGCCACCATGCCGACGATGCTGTTCCTCGGCATCTACCACTCCGACCTGCACAGCGCAGCGCGCCCCAAGGTACTGTTGTACTTCTGCGCAGCGACCCTGGCGGGCTTCCTGCTGGCCTGGGGTTGGGCGGCTTGGCGAGTGCCACGCGTCGAGCGCGGCGTCTATGTGCAGGGCTCGTTCCGCGGCAACAACGGCATCATCGGTCTGGCGCTGGCCACCAGCCTTTATGGCGACCACGGCCTGGCGCTGGGCTCGGTCCTCGCCGCTCTGGTGATCCTCTGCTACAACACGCTGTCCTCGGTGGTGCTGGCGATCTACAGCCCGAGTATGAAGTCCGACCCGCTGAGCATCGCCCGCAACGTCATCTGCAATCCGTTGATCATCAGCGTGCTGGCGGCGCTGCCGTTTTCCTGGTTCGGGATTGGCCTGCCGGCGTGGCTGCTGACCTCCGCCGACTACTTCGCCCAGATGACCCTGCCGCTGGCGCTGGTGTGCATCGGTGGCACCCTGTCGCTGGCTTCGTTGCGCGAGAGCGGCGGCCTGGCGATCAGCGCGAGCCTGATGAAGATGATCTGGCTGCCGCTGATCTGCACCACTGGCGCCTGGCTGCTGGGATTCCGTGGTGCGGAACTGGGCGTGCTCTTCCTCTATTTCGCCAGCCCCACAGCTGCGGCCAGCTACGTCATGGCTCGTGCTGCCAATGGCAACCACGAGCTGGCGGCGTCGATCATCGTCATCACCACCCTGGTGGCAGCGCTGACGACCAACGTCGGCATCTTCGTTCTGCAATGGGGTGGGTGGATGTGA
- a CDS encoding M23 family metallopeptidase yields MSFLSPTRQALTRSDLQLIDRRRFLLVAGCTALLFAVVAFVVGVWVGRANVEPVPMPVLASAPDTSEDDSAERFAAERIGELAGRLQVLEKDATYLLKAVDSHEEIARKLSKVDPELAPKPQETTTKGKGGILLPPRPCAEPLPTSGVDLERSERSAKCLRRVFDLLMDQVARRNADFMAIPARRPMEQARLGSPFGNRLDPFNHHLAFHSGQDFSAPTGSPIHAAAGGRVIVAGPNPSYGNRVEIDHGNGLVTRYAHASKLLVKVGDVVLPGQEIAKVGSTGRSTGPHLHFEVLYHGEFVDPQNFLSLGGMEIDSDGMASD; encoded by the coding sequence ATGAGCTTCCTTTCCCCTACCCGGCAGGCATTGACCCGTTCGGACCTGCAGCTGATCGATCGGCGCCGGTTCCTGCTGGTGGCCGGCTGCACCGCGCTGCTGTTCGCCGTGGTGGCCTTCGTGGTCGGTGTCTGGGTGGGGCGGGCCAACGTCGAGCCAGTACCGATGCCCGTCCTCGCAAGCGCCCCCGATACCTCGGAAGATGATTCCGCTGAGCGCTTCGCGGCGGAGCGGATAGGGGAGTTGGCCGGTCGCCTGCAAGTGCTGGAGAAAGACGCCACCTACCTGCTCAAGGCTGTCGACAGCCACGAGGAAATCGCGCGCAAACTGTCCAAGGTCGACCCTGAGCTCGCGCCAAAGCCCCAGGAGACGACCACCAAGGGCAAAGGTGGGATCCTGCTGCCGCCGCGCCCTTGTGCCGAACCGTTGCCCACCTCCGGCGTCGATCTGGAACGGAGCGAGCGCTCGGCGAAATGTCTGCGTCGGGTATTCGACCTGCTGATGGACCAGGTGGCACGGCGCAACGCCGACTTCATGGCCATTCCCGCCCGTCGCCCGATGGAGCAGGCGCGCCTGGGGTCGCCTTTCGGCAACCGGCTCGACCCCTTCAATCACCATCTGGCGTTCCACTCCGGCCAGGACTTCTCGGCGCCGACCGGCAGCCCGATCCATGCGGCCGCTGGTGGACGCGTCATCGTCGCAGGGCCGAATCCTTCCTATGGCAATCGCGTGGAGATTGACCATGGCAACGGCCTGGTCACGCGCTATGCCCATGCCTCGAAACTGCTGGTGAAAGTGGGCGACGTGGTGCTGCCGGGGCAGGAGATCGCCAAGGTGGGCTCCACCGGCCGCTCCACCGGGCCGCACCTGCATTTCGAAGTGCTTTACCACGGCGAATTCGTCGACCCACAGAACTTCCTCTCTCTGGGAGGCATGGAGATCGATAGCGATGGTATGGCCTCGGACTAG